Within the Glycine max cultivar Williams 82 chromosome 12, Glycine_max_v4.0, whole genome shotgun sequence genome, the region CGAGGGTTGCAGCTGCATCCGCCTCGCCGCCACATCCGCCATGGCTATGGCGGCCGCCATGGCGCCGCAATCTTTAACCCGCCACGCCACCGCTATTCGGTGGCGTTTTTTCAGAAAATCGCAACGCAACTCCGCCATGGCACCGCCGTGACCGCCATTTAACAACACTGAAGGATAGCAGCTTTAGTTTATTGGGAGGGTATGAGACAAGACATATTACAGTTTGTTGCTGCATGTGAAACTTGCCAACAGAATAAATACCAGGCCTTGTCCCTGGCTGATTTGTTGCAACCTCTTCCTATCCCTACACAGGTTTGGTCTGACATCTCTAAGGATTTCATAGAGGGACTACTGAGAGCACAAGGAAAGAACACAATTCTGGTTGTGGTAGACAGATTGACTAAGTATGCTCATTTTATCCCCATTAGTCACCCCTTCACTGCAAAGGACATAGCTGATCTATTTCTCCGGGAGGTTGTGAAATTACATGGGTTTCCAAACACTATCATTTTTTATCGGAATAAAACTTTTCTGAGTCAATTTTGTAGGGAATTATTCAAATCTGCTTGAACTAAATTCCTTCAGCAGTAGAGGAGGAGGTCAACAGGCTGACCCAAGATAGGTACTCTTTGTTGGACCAACTACAAACTAATTTGCTTAAGGCTCAGGACCAGTTGCGAGCCTATGCCAATAAGCACCATAGGGATGTTAACTTAGCTGTGGATGATTGGGTTTACCTGAAATTATAACCGTATTGTTTGAAATCTTTGGCTAAAAAGTTGAGTGAGAAATTAAGCCCTCGATTTTAGGGACCATATCAGATTTCTAAGGTCATTGGTAAAGTAGCTTACCAGCTCAACCTACCACCCGAGAGTAAAGTTCATCCAGTCTTTCATGTGTCTCTATTAAAGAAAGTCATTGCTCCTGCGGTGAAACCCCAACCCTTGCCTCCTATGCTGACTGCTGAGCTGGAACTAAGGGTTGAGCCTCTAGCTGTAAAGGCTGTCAGAAACCACCCTGCAGGCACAGCTGAAGTGCTCATCCAATGGAAAGATTTGCCAGACTTTAAAGCCACATGGGAATCGGTTGATGTTATGACACAACAATTTCCTGCATTttaccttgaggacaaggtggctCTCTTGGGGGGAGTATTGTTAGGCTACCTGTTAAGCAAGTGTATGAAGGAAGGACCCATGGCAAGTATAAGAGGAAGCCAGAGCAGCAGCCAAAGCAGCCAGAACCAGGGTTAGGTAGCTGACTAAGATCAGTTACATTTTAGTAGTTATCCTTGTAACTGTTTAGATCAGTTAAAGGCAGTTAGTTAGTCgttagctataaatagagactgACTGCCTTGAATTACTCATTCGGGAGTGATCACGAGGGTTGGTTAGGGAGGCTAGGCTCTAATCCCTAGATGTACATTTGTACCACGAGTAATAAACGAGAGATTTGGTTTGTTCTATCACAATGAAATAAGTAAACCAGAAACTTACCTTATCTTCATAGTTTTTCATTGTTTGCTCTGTTACTTTTTGTATTCTATCCAATTCATTGTTGAGTGGATCATAGCTTAAATGCAGCATTCTGGAAGCTGAATGGGTTTCAGCTTGCATATGTTGATAATTGATCTCTAAAGGAATCGACAAATTTATTGTGTCTGCAGATTGCACTCTTACTTCACTTGGTGTAACTGTATTAGGATCTGAATTTGAGGCAGGATGCACAACAACTTCATGTGAATGTGAATAGAGTTCCAAATTTGAATCAGGTTGCACATCTTGATTAGGAACCACAGTTGGCTGATGTTCAATTTCGGTTGTCAAAGGTAAATTAGTTGAATCCAGATGAGAAGAAGGGAGCTCTGCGGAAGGTAATCGTTGCACATGCATTTCCCCAGATGTATCATGGTCAGGAGAGGACCCCACAGATAATTGCTGCACTTGTTCTGGAGGATCCAAGACATTAACTGTTCTAGATACTGGAGTCCCCTGGGACAATTCTGTGATGGTTTCAGGTGCTCCTTTCTGCTGGTCTGATGTGATTCTTTTATCCCCCAACACAGCATTAGTTAAATGCTCGATATCATCACGACAATCAGCTGCTGCTGGAATACTCAAAGGGACTCCATCGGTAGTTTGTTGCTCCAAAAGGGGATTTGGAAAGGAAATTGTATTCGGACCATCACTTGAACTAGCAGCTTGACAAGCCCTTGGTGATAAAACTCTATCTAAACCTGGGATATTTGATGGGGCTCCAGAATTTTGGTTCCGTGGACTCAAAAGGGTATTGTTATCTGGACAATTACTCAGTCTTAATTCTCTATCTGAAAGTTCATTTACAACACCTCCATCAGATTTTTGTTCCATGGATGAAGGAGGCTTCGCAGCAGTACCTGCCAAATGATTCTTTAGACCATTGTCAGGCTTTACTTGATCACAAGTCTGCAAGGATTCAACCCCAGTTCCAAGTTCCTCTGAAGCAACTATGTTTAGATATTCTTTGTCTGCCCAAGATTTCACATCTTTTACCCAAGCGGCCTCCTTATCTTGAAACTTCTGTATTTCAGCTAATTGCTTGTCCTTGAGATCCTTGAGACATGTATCATGCTGAAATTTTAATTCCTCAATTCCTTTTACATATTCAGTATTCAAAACCCGGAGCTTTTCCATTCTTGTAACATCATTGGGAGAGCAGGATCGAATAACAGCAGACTCTATTTTGTACCTTTCCTCGAATTTAGCCTTTTCTTCCTCAATAGCTGCTCTCAACCTTTGCTTCTCTTCCTCTTGCAAAAGAAGTAGCTTCTTCAGCTTCTTTTCACACTTCTTCTGAATTTCTTTGATACTTTTGGACATATCTTTTTTGAACAATTCAACCACTTGTGCAACTCCTGTGCGGGAATATGCTCTGTTTGATGGTCCAGATGCTTTTGGAGAACCGGTATCATGATGATTTCCTGTacgatataaaaatattttcttcaaacaACGCAACATAGAACAAATGTAGTCCACCTCTTCTTTCTTACACTCAAAGTTCAAATCTTGTATAAGAGAAGCAATGGGGTCAAGTTTGTGTTTTAGCAAAGAAGCTGCAGTCCAACACTGAAATTTgcacaataaaagaaaaaaggatatCAGTTGACACATACTGAATGCAAGAGGAGTGCTAGTGGCACTCTCTACATGATGCGGGGCCAACCAAAATtggtaattttcaataaatttaaagcAATCACGGAGAGGGTATCAGAAAGAGTGTTGCTAGCATTTCTCCTGAATGCAATTAGGTGAATACATGCATCTACAAGAGGTGGGAAACAAGAGTCTTGCAAACCAAATTCAGAAGACTATTTTACATACTCATaacaagaatataaaaaaaaaatgcataattgAACTCCCATGTAGTAAGATTATATCTTGTATTTGGGTTATTAAGATGGTAACCAGGAGAGAAAAATAGAGCAAACTTCCTTAATaactaaaagaaaatgagaTGGTTCATGACCATGCATTGTACTGTAACTCTAGCCTAAAAATCAGATTATTTCAAGTAATAAATACATAATGCAGTGCTCAAACTCAAGTTTGACAATTTACACAAAATGTTACCGcaggaaaggaaaaagaagccAAGATTGTTAACTCACAATATGCCACCGACTGTAAAAACaatcaagaaataaataaacaaaaaaaaaatacccattttcctaaaaaaacaaaactatgcCAGACAGCAAAAGATAAGGCAACAGAAGGAGGGAACAAGAATGGAATACAAGAAAATGCTAGAAAATATTCTTACCAGAGATAATTGAAAAGCCTGTAATATTGAAAACGGTTCCCTATTGACATCGTGATTGCTCATAATATATTCAAGAAAATTATCAATCATTCTCTTGACATTATCCTGCATTACACAGATGTCACCAGAACATCAATTCAGATTAGGTCAGATTGACATatacaaatacaaattttgCCAAACCAATTAtgatatacaaataataaaaatcattccTTGGTGGAATGCAAGGTTAAATTAGAAGAATTGAtggcaaaattaattttcaatgtcAAAATTCCACCTTCCTTAGGTTTGGCTTCTGCATTCTTGATAATGAGTCATAGTTTCAATAATAACAGTTAAAGTCATTATCCATATCATATTTCAATGCAATCATTCATAATCTAACAAAATTAATCCATCAATGACACAAAAGCAGTCTCCAAGAAAACTAAACAATCACCAGCATACCCTAGAGAAATCAACAGAGATCCATAACATAGATAAgatttaattaaactttttctcctttatttccttccactactttataattataatgatatttataaaaaaaatggacctGATAGGGGTctagaaaaagtaaaaacaagtaTCCACCAatgattaattcaaaatttattgacATCTTACCTTAGTTACCATTTCCAATCCATTATCTTCCTTCCACTTCTCTAAGCAATCTCCTTAGTCCTACCAGTCCAAATTAAAAACCTCCTAATTTCCCAATTGACACATCAATGTTGGGTTTTTACCCAGCAAAGATTACTTTAGAACAGACAATCAGAAATTCCAGCAAAAGATAATTCAGTTTATCTAATCTCTTTCCCTTCAACCTTAGCCTTTCCAATTCCAGATTAGTAGCATTTCATTCCCACTTCATTATAAGCCTAAAATCACAAGTTTCACACCATACCATCACCAACATAACAATATTAATATCAGAATCTAAACAGGAACACTAACATATCAACAAAATTCTGAAGGCCTTTTACATTAAATAATGTTGCTGAACTGTCAATTCTTGTATACAATCACATTTAATCAACATAAACAATCTGGTAATTGAAATGCAATCACACCTAGGGTAAAGGACCACAGCAGAAATCAAACTTAACAAAGAGAAAACATGTTACATactggaagaagaagaacatcACAAAGCTTTCTGATCTCTGGCTTCAGCAAGAGAAGTAAGCTCCTCTGCTCATCATGCTGTCCACTTTTTTGCTCAGATTCAGCATTATTTCCTTGAGATCCATCTGTCATTTGATCAAGCAAATAGATTGAGCAAGGACCATAATTGACATGAAATGGATTACCAACACAAGTAGTTGAACTAAGCAAGAATTGAGAAACATTACCCAATAAATCTCCAGATGTTCCTGCAAAAGTATGCAATGGTTTCGAAGgttatcataaaaacaaaaaaggtttGCAATATTTCTCACTGTTTACCAACTTCATTGAACAATGAAAGgtcataacaaaataaaacaaatatatccaCTAACCTGCCTTGATTCCATTGGATAACTTTTCGTCTTCAGATTTTGAAAGCTGATCAACAATATTGTTACTAACTTTCCTGCGCTTCTTTGCTGCTCCTTCATTTACAAGATCGGGCCTATTGACTGAACCATCAAAATGATGAACTTTCTTCCGACTTCGCTGAGATGAACTATTTAAGTACTTCCACTGAAACTGTTTTCCCTCCAAAAGTTTTGTCCAAAAAATTTGGGGTGGCTCTTCACCCAGTACCCTAAGTTTTAGCTCACCAAGCAAAGAAGAATTTGCATGGTATGTTGCCCCATTTTGCTGTACTTCCAATAAAGTTGAAAAGTTGCTTGATTCAATATGTTCTCCATCCTGAGATAGTAGGGATGAGAACTCATGCATTGCTTCTTTCAAAAGTGGTCGTCCAAACAAGGATTTCACATTTGATGCAGAAGTTTCACCATCATGAAAAACTTTCAATTTGTCAAATAGACAAGAAGCACCCCACATCAACAGCATATGACAGGTAGTCCAGCTTGGAGAATTGATGTCAAATATCTTACATTGCTTAGAAAGGATTAAGGCTTTTTCTTCAACAGTGAAAGATGAATATAAACGGAAAATTTTTATCAATTCAAACTGTGAATCAAGTGTTATTTTCTGAAGGGATCTTATATCATTCATTGGGTTCCAATCactatcaaatataattatagaATCAACTGATGACAACTTGATGCTTGGGAGGCAAGCACATGTttccaacaaaaacacaaatcGTTTGTTGTTCTTGTCGTTAAATTTCTTCATGGCGGCATTCTTCTTGGAAGGCGGAAGACTTTTATCAATCCGTTCATACGAATCTGAACCAAATTTTGGTCGCAATAGGTCTTCCAAATAATTTCCTATAACCCTTCCAGAACCTCCAATAGACTGTAAATTCAGCATTAAATTAACACAAGTCAATGAACTATCTTCCCTTTAAGTGAATGATCACGTATAAGAGAAAGATGGACATTATGATCTCATGTACCAACAGGCACACATACAAGTGAGAAAATTAAAGACAACAGCTAAAACAGACCTAAACATAAGAAAATGTGACCTACAGCCCTTAGTGAGATTGTATCTATCAATAAAATCTTGTTAGCAAGCTTTTCGGATAGCCCTTACACATAAATCCCAAACAATTTTCATAACTAAAGAAAACAGATGAAAAATTGACTAATTGAGAATTAAGAAAAtgccaaaatatataaaaagaaaataaatcatcCATATAATCTTAGCTCTAATTAGAGAATGATaatgtgtattgagatatttGGTACAATCAGGTTATATTGAAATTTATGTAATTAAGGAAATTTGGCCCTCTTTCCATTATTTTCCCTAGAATGATTGATTCTAATTCTTAGTTCTAATCCCTAAATTTATGGATTGATTCTCTCATCCTtgtatataaatatgatattgtaATCCCTAAATTTATGTCTCACGTCATTCTTTAGTCTCAACTTggtatcaagattcaagagcaATAATCAgaatcttttctttctttttcaatctTGGCCACCCAGAGTTCAGTTCATTGGGTTTCAGCTGCTGCAAGCACTGGCCCACTGTCGGGAGCTCTCAGCTGTCCAAGACAAAGCCTCCATCCATAACATAGGCCACTGACAAGGCACCCTCACCAAGCTCTACTGCCAGATTCTGCTTCATGCACCCGCATGCACAGCTTTTCAGGTGGCCATTATTGAGTGTGTGTGAGATGTACCCACCACCCTCTTGACATCATCTAACCTCATTGCCGTCTGCCAGATTCGTCTTGGTTGACAGTGTCCTGTTCCTCTCCTTGTTCCATTAGCCACCCATGATTATCAATGATGGGGAGGGTGCATATCCAGTATAGTCCGCTTGGAGTCTGTAAGTATGGTGAGTTCACAGGCAAGGATACTTGCCATCGGCATATTACTATTAGTTTTATTTCTCTGTTTCCTGATATTTGGTTACTTGCTGCTGCAAGTATCAAGTTACCACTGATTTTGACTACCATTCCACTGGAGGGTTATGTGAGAGTTGCTCCTATTCTGCCATCTCCTGAGGATTAGCCGATAATTGATGTTCATCCTGCATCATTTGTACAGTACTTCTATTTGCCGCTATCTCCGTTAGCTGCACATGTTCCTTATTCTTCTTCTGGATCCCAATAGTTTTCACTTGTCTATGAGTCAGGCATGGCAACTGGATGGTTGAGTCTCTCCACTTCTTCCAGCAGTTTTGAGCAACCTCAGCAGGGGCCAGATACCCAACGAACATGTAGACAGCAGTGCTAATACTAGCATGggggattcaaaggcaactgaGATCGACCACGACAAGGACTCTTTCTAGCTAATGGGACTTCAGACTCTTGGGAGTTTGGATGACTTCTCTTTTTGCAGATCTTAGGATGGTTTTGGGGGTACTGGTGTATATTCTGCTTTGACATGGgcccttttattttgtttctaccTATAGAGGGGTAGTCAGTATCTTAATGCATGTATATATTTGATGGCAATGGTTCAGGTACTTTTCACTTTGGATGACTGTAATCATACAGATAAAAGTGTTGTATGTTTCTCCAAAGATGCTTGATGTGTCTGTGAGTTGTATGCCTTGTACGATAAAGTGTTGACATATCTTTTTATcaatatgttataaaatatttaattaactatGCAATTTGATGTCAATTAATAGGAAAATAAAACCTAAAAATAGTTATGTTATAAGTCAATGTGATTGGGTACCACACAGTTAGTGTGGTTAGTCAATTCATGCATGATCCaagaaaaaatcactttcatgcTATAAATAGAATTGTCTAGTATTTAAAGGCCACTCCAGGAAGAGGATTTCTACTCAAGAAGGAGGGGAGTCTATCCATGGAAATATATACAGATGCTGACTATGCAAGGTTGATTACAGATAGGGGGTCCACCACAGGATATATTGCATATTAAGTGGAAATTTGGTGACATGgaagagtaaaaagcaaaatgTTGTTGCAAGATCATGGGTAGAAGCAGAATTTAAAGTCATGGAATTGTTATGGATGAAGATTATTCTCAATGACCTCAAAATAAAGTTCGAAGCTCCTATCAAAGTATTTTCTGATAATAAGTCTGTGACCAACATTGCTCACAACCAAGTTCAACTTGAAAGGAAAACACATGAAAATAGTTCGACACTTCATCAaagaaaaattagacaaaatacTTATAGATATAATGTTTGTCCCTTCAGGACTCCATATTGGGTGATGTATTCACCAAAGGACTTCCTATAGAGCGGTTTCAAGATCTAACATGCAAGCAAGGAATGATTGATATCCATTCATCAACTTGAGGGGGATTGGGGGAGTGTTGTAATTAATAGAATTTAATATTAGTCTTTTCAGATTCTTTGGCTCTTGAGATTTGTGAAGTCTTGTCTCTTGAGAACAGAGCACTATAGTAGTGAAGTAGAACAAAGCAACCTAGGCAGCTACAGAACTTCAATTGTGACAACAGTCATCAAAGGCAAAACCCATCTCCCTGCCCCCGCACCCCAATTTTCCGAGTTATCGAGCCCATTTTTGTGGTATTTTCATGATTTGCTTTCTTTTTACATCACGAACATATTATGTTTTTATGCAAAACACATGAATCGTGACATCAatttgtttaaaagaaaaaacaagtaGTTCTGTTTCATTTCTCACATCTGGCCTAGCTCACAACCATTGTTTACAGCCAACCCCAGTATTTCCAACAGACCCATAGCTCTCCAGCATCCAGATCTCTCTGCTCTTTGCTTGCAAACCTTCACACTTTTTTTTCAACTCCTTTTGTCCCTGTTCACACGTATCTAATGTGCTCTGTTTTTATCTATTAAttccatcttttattttttactttattccaTTGTTCTCATGCCAGTTAATTATGAACATGttgataattttgaatatttttttagcatACAAACatgtattatataaatataaattattgttcaGTATCTAATCTTTGATATGAAGGTCATCTGCTACATCATTTTTTAGGCCATCCTCTCCTCACCCTTGATTTGGAATTGATAACTATGAAGCTAAAGAAACTAATAGATGATGATGTAATGATGTATTGGGAAGACACTCTGCAAAATGCGTACCTGAAAAAGAATGACCACCCTTAAATCATTCTTTCTCAACTCCTCGAGCATTGAATCAAGAAGTTGCAACTTGCCACTTgcttttaaatcaaaatcaagataCTCAATTGGTTTGAGACCCTTGTTAAGAGAAGGTTGCAGTTCCGGACCAACAAGATAGGGATGACTACAACACTGTCAAGAAAAACCAcaacaagaaatgaaaaagttaagaaaatttACAAACACTTGACAGCTTTggagttaattaaaaaaagtaaaagaacacCAAATCAACTACAAAAAATACATGTTTGTTtatcaaattcattttaattttcaattagcAACACCAAAACAGCATCATACAagatttttaacttaaaaatagattcaatttaaaattatatcaatttctcattattaattaatcaagCATGTATCCAATTGATTATATTTGATGCCAtactcaaattataaataactcaCTCACTAGTAAGAAATTATTAGCAGTTTACCACTAAACATCTAATAATTAAGATGGTGCGGCCAAATATTGCAGCATAAAACAGCTAGAGTctaaacctaaaccaactttatGTTGTCTTTGATATAATGTGATGCATGCAACTTATTCAGAAAGTACAACCTAACCTTTCGGGTAGAAATAAGAACATCACGAACAGCCTCAACACTATCAACCTTTGATGAGGAGCGAAGAATTGAAGCATTTGAAAGTAAAATAGAACAATACTGTTCAAGCTGCAGATTAGATATTTGTACAGGAACCCAATACTCAACAAACTTGCATCTGTATCCAATATGGCTTGACAACCTCTCCTTCAGTTGAGTTACACTGTTATTGGAATTATTTATTAAACCAGGTTCTTTTTCATTATCGATTTGAGAATCCTTCTGCAGCATGCTTGCATCAATATAATCTCCATCTTGAAGCTGATGACAAACACAAAGAGATCAAAGACTTACCCACAGATAAGCATAAACAAacattgaaagaaagaaaacataacAGGTTCTTTTGTTAGGGTTCCAGATCatggttaattaattattgatctGTACTCTATAATTAGCATTGTTTCACCGAATAAAACTTTGTGGCCCATGTGCATGCTAGATGTTAGTTAATACTTTTGAGCTTGATATACACTTTAAGGCcttttctaacaaaaattaagcaaattaaagggagaagaatGATCATTAGTGTTTAACAGGCTCgacaaaatgaaagaagattAGACAGAAATTTGAAAAATCTGAGGGAGAAATTCAGAGCTCTCTATAATTGTGAGAAATGGTATTGCAATTGAACTGAGTAGAGATTTGATATTTATAGTGGGATCTG harbors:
- the LOC100781893 gene encoding helicase protein MOM1 isoform X3, with the protein product MVNGTCSSHNAKDEENNNRRVTRNSEKGKIKSHRNVSDTTGVRRSPRETSSKKNIPSPSSSTRKSGRLENRPPPAPVNKRKSERVEKKKPSPLRRSGRTRSQSSTGYSDSKSSGSVSSDPKPKKEKSVKQLIFEAKEVNGTEQHDLGTPQVKVKRMNARMYRSLFQLPKEEPNRIDNLNQGGNNGGGKIDECSGECHDFEEISKNGALPSEDGKSKEMRVDTGLSGSVKDLVENNMTLGSLAPSNVALPSEDGKSKEMRVDTGLSGPVKDLVEDTMTLDSLAPSNAATYETGLAPESIHPDYCREETLQVLVSSNSILDEDSIRNSVGDDRGENLIPSKSKEITVDVDSDVSAMLAKGDNCNLTPDASSLSRLGGYIMGTDCPSNATLYETGLLPERVQPDCCREETLPSSNSKNGVLPSEDGKSKETRVDSGLSVPVKDLVENTVTLGSLAPSTAATYVASLAPESFQTDYRREKGNSILDEEDLISNSVGHDSSGETLVPSKRKGIMVDMDSDVSAMLAKGDNCNLVPDSGSPSQLGGNIMGIDGSCSKRIRSDYNPIDSESCIPSATELQDGDYIDASMLQKDSQIDNEKEPGLINNSNNSVTQLKERLSSHIGYRCKFVEYWVPVQISNLQLEQYCSILLSNASILRSSSKVDSVEAVRDVLISTRKCCSHPYLVGPELQPSLNKGLKPIEYLDFDLKASGKLQLLDSMLEELRKNDLRVVILFQSIGGSGRVIGNYLEDLLRPKFGSDSYERIDKSLPPSKKNAAMKKFNDKNNKRFVFLLETCACLPSIKLSSVDSIIIFDSDWNPMNDIRSLQKITLDSQFELIKIFRLYSSFTVEEKALILSKQCKIFDINSPSWTTCHMLLMWGASCLFDKLKVFHDGETSASNVKSLFGRPLLKEAMHEFSSLLSQDGEHIESSNFSTLLEVQQNGATYHANSSLLGELKLRVLGEEPPQIFWTKLLEGKQFQWKYLNSSSQRSRKKVHHFDGSVNRPDLVNEGAAKKRRKVSNNIVDQLSKSEDEKLSNGIKADGSQGNNAESEQKSGQHDEQRSLLLLLKPEIRKLCDVLLLPDNVKRMIDNFLEYIMSNHDVNREPFSILQAFQLSLCWTAASLLKHKLDPIASLIQDLNFECKKEEVDYICSMLRCLKKIFLYRTGNHHDTGSPKASGPSNRAYSRTGVAQVVELFKKDMSKSIKEIQKKCEKKLKKLLLLQEEEKQRLRAAIEEEKAKFEERYKIESAVIRSCSPNDVTRMEKLRVLNTEYVKGIEELKFQHDTCLKDLKDKQLAEIQKFQDKEAAWVKDVKSWADKEYLNIVASEELGTGVESLQTCDQVKPDNGLKNHLAGTAAKPPSSMEQKSDGGVVNELSDRELRLSNCPDNNTLLSPRNQNSGAPSNIPGLDRVLSPRACQAASSSDGPNTISFPNPLLEQQTTDGVPLSIPAAADCRDDIEHLTNAVLGDKRITSDQQKGAPETITELSQGTPVSRTVNVLDPPEQVQQLSVGSSPDHDTSGEMHVQRLPSAELPSSHLDSTNLPLTTEIEHQPTVVPNQDVQPDSNLELYSHSHEVVVHPASNSDPNTVTPSEVRVQSADTINLSIPLEINYQHMQAETHSASRMLHLSYDPLNNELDRIQKVTEQTMKNYEDKKLLLKTDFEKELEELRRKYDIKFQGIEVEFKQRKMALETNRNVVHMNKFLADAFRSKCSTLKSSCTSGMLPDSDIAQQQLLQPSRQQSASWRSLVNGSSSCGPSATSLQSPSTTTGSQHMVTPIRPGYSASVFPSNVSARSPIINTISLSVGNPQAGGGQIRAPAPHLQPYRP
- the LOC100781893 gene encoding helicase protein MOM1 isoform X2 — translated: MVNGTCSSHNAKDEENNNRRVTRNSEKGKIKSHRNVSDTTGVRRSPRETSSKKNIPSPSSSTRKSGRLENRPPPAPVNKRKSERVEKKKPSPLRRSGRTRSQSSTGYSDSKSSGSVSSDPKPKKEKSVKQLIFEAKEVNGTEQHDLGTPQVKVKRMNARMYRSLFQLPKEEPNRIDNLNQGGNNGGGKIDECSGECHDFEEISKNGALPSEDGKSKEMRVDTGLSGSVKDLVENNMTLGSLAPSNVALPSEDGKSKEMRVDTGLSGPVKDLVEDTMTLDSLAPSNAATYETGLAPESIHPDYCREETLQVLVSSNSILDEDSIRNSVGDDRGENLIPSKSKEITVDVDSDVSAMLAKGDNCNLTPDASSLSRLGGYIMGTDCPSNATLYETGLLPERVQPDCCREETLPSSNSKNGVLPSEDGKSKETRVDSGLSVPVKDLVENTVTLGSLAPSTAATYVASLAPESFQTDYRREKGNSILDEEDLISNSVGHDSSGETLVPSKRKGIMVDMDSDVSAMLAKGDNCNLVPDSGSPSQLGGNIMGIDGSCSKRIRSDYNPIDSESCIPSATELQDGDYIDASMLQKDSQIDNEKEPGLINNSNNSVTQLKERLSSHIGYRCKFVEYWVPVQISNLQLEQYCSILLSNASILRSSSKVDSVEAVRDVLISTRKCCSHPYLVGPELQPSLNKGLKPIEYLDFDLKASGKLQLLDSMLEELRKNDLRVVILFQSIGGSGRVIGNYLEDLLRPKFGSDSYERIDKSLPPSKKNAAMKKFNDKNNKRFVFLLETCACLPSIKLSSVDSIIIFDSDWNPMNDIRSLQKITLDSQFELIKIFRLYSSFTVEEKALILSKQCKIFDINSPSWTTCHMLLMWGASCLFDKLKVFHDGETSASNVKSLFGRPLLKEAMHEFSSLLSQDGEHIESSNFSTLLEVQQNGATYHANSSLLGELKLRVLGEEPPQIFWTKLLEGKQFQWKYLNSSSQRSRKKVHHFDGSVNRPDLVNEGAAKKRRKVSNNIVDQLSKSEDEKLSNGIKAGTSGDLLDGSQGNNAESEQKSGQHDEQRSLLLLLKPEIRKLCDVLLLPDNVKRMIDNFLEYIMSNHDVNREPFSILQAFQLSLCWTAASLLKHKLDPIASLIQDLNFECKKEEVDYICSMLRCLKKIFLYRTGNHHDTGSPKASGPSNRAYSRTGVAQVVELFKKDMSKSIKEIQKKCEKKLKKLLLLQEEEKQRLRAAIEEEKAKFEERYKIESAVIRSCSPNDVTRMEKLRVLNTEYVKGIEELKFQHDTCLKDLKDKQLAEIQKFQDKEAAWVKDVKSWADKEYLNIVASEELGTGVESLQTCDQVKPDNGLKNHLAGTAAKPPSSMEQKSDGGVVNELSDRELRLSNCPDNNTLLSPRNQNSGAPSNIPGLDRVLSPRACQAASSSDGPNTISFPNPLLEQQTTDGVPLSIPAAADCRDDIEHLTNAVLGDKRITSDQQKGAPETITELSQGTPVSRTVNVLDPPEQVQQLSVGSSPDHDTSGEMHVQRLPSAELPSSHLDSTNLPLTTEIEHQPTVVPNQDVQPDSNLELYSHSHEVVVHPASNSDPNTVTPSEVRVQSADTINLSIPLEINYQHMQAETHSASRMLHLSYDPLNNELDRIQKVTEQTMKNYEDKKLLLKTDFEKELEELRRKYDIKFQGIEVEFKQRKMALETNRNVVHMNKFLADAFRSKCSTLKSSCTSGMLPDIAQQQLLQPSRQQSASWRSLVNGSSSCGPSATSLQSPSTTTGSQHMVTPIRPGYSASVFPSNVSARSPIINTISLSVGNPQAGGGQIRAPAPHLQPYRP